The proteins below are encoded in one region of Sulfolobus sp. A20:
- the mvaD gene encoding diphosphomevalonate decarboxylase, with protein MLNSVTVTAPSNIAIVKYWGKRGDEKLNLPLNSSISITLDEQLSVTTTISLNKDEKDVIIVNGKILSEEESREYAGRVIEKFRQIVSKNFHVRIESIANFPANAGLASSAAGIAAITLGLNELLGLDLPLKELSKIARLGSGSACRSMFGGFVMWEKGIREDGEDSYCYQLFPSDHWRDLVDIIAIISEEEKKISSRRGMMRSAETSELMECRLKFIENSINEVVDAIRKKDEKRFYYYVMRHSNSMHAVILDSWPSFFYLNDKSLKIMEWVQEFGNAGYTFDAGPNPHIFTTEKYINEVMDFLEKVGVKRVVISRVGQGPSLKQKY; from the coding sequence ATGTTAAATAGTGTAACCGTTACAGCTCCCTCAAACATTGCAATCGTAAAGTACTGGGGAAAGAGAGGAGATGAAAAATTAAATCTTCCGTTAAACAGTTCAATTTCTATAACTTTAGATGAGCAGTTATCGGTTACAACCACAATAAGCTTGAATAAAGATGAGAAAGATGTAATCATAGTGAACGGTAAGATATTGTCTGAAGAGGAGAGCAGGGAATACGCTGGAAGGGTTATAGAAAAGTTCAGACAGATCGTAAGTAAGAACTTTCATGTTAGGATTGAATCGATAGCTAACTTTCCAGCTAATGCAGGTTTAGCTTCATCAGCTGCGGGAATAGCTGCAATAACTTTAGGGCTAAATGAGCTTTTAGGACTTGATTTACCTTTGAAAGAGCTCTCAAAAATAGCTAGGTTAGGTTCAGGTAGTGCGTGTAGAAGTATGTTCGGAGGATTCGTTATGTGGGAGAAGGGAATTAGAGAGGATGGAGAAGATTCGTATTGCTACCAATTATTTCCAAGTGACCATTGGAGGGATTTAGTAGATATCATTGCGATTATAAGTGAAGAAGAGAAGAAGATTTCGTCTAGAAGGGGGATGATGAGATCAGCTGAAACTTCGGAGTTAATGGAGTGTAGGTTGAAATTCATAGAGAATAGCATAAACGAGGTGGTTGATGCGATAAGGAAAAAGGATGAAAAAAGGTTTTACTATTACGTAATGAGACATAGTAATAGTATGCACGCGGTTATACTTGATAGTTGGCCCTCATTTTTCTACTTGAATGATAAATCTCTGAAAATAATGGAATGGGTTCAAGAGTTTGGTAATGCCGGTTACACATTCGATGCTGGTCCAAATCCTCATATCTTTACTACCGAGAAATATATTAATGAGGTGATGGACTTTTTGGAAAAAGTAGGAGTCAAGAGAGTAGTAATCTCTAGAGTGGGTCAAGGTCCTAGCTTAAAACAAAAGTATTGA
- a CDS encoding glycosyltransferase family 4 protein, translated as MKILAIGNVFNISGVSTHIINVLKELVKLGDEVTLYVPSFLVKNNYEVLKDLEKSGVRVFDSVYDVIEKYNDELKQGTFSYFLKSHTVYIKWNDLGIDRNYIEMLNNVKADLVYDMHEDSITLRLSYHIAKKLNKPLIKLLHDEPFRKTFGRGYRKILGLYGLAYDTLMWYFYKLDRKAYIKAMSDGVLKGIASVSQASIELSRIDEICNKYNIKLKVFRVGNAFNKDLIYKFRRTKGKDDYAVFLARLVPQKGIRELPNIANLLKSKVVVFGKTINERDEEMLMSSRKIEYKGYRPIEEVYDTVSKAKVLIYPSHQDGFSLVVLDTLALGTSVVAYDIPAIRYVYSGLKPVKIVKEYDIKAMANLANKILEMDEESYEKEHEDERVKRFLEEHSSWANVAKETHEFLNTFVLS; from the coding sequence ATGAAGATACTGGCAATAGGCAACGTATTTAATATTTCAGGGGTTTCTACACATATTATTAACGTATTAAAAGAGTTAGTGAAATTAGGGGATGAGGTTACACTTTACGTTCCTTCTTTTTTGGTTAAAAATAATTATGAAGTATTGAAAGACTTAGAGAAGAGTGGGGTAAGAGTCTTTGACTCAGTGTATGATGTGATAGAAAAGTATAACGATGAGTTAAAGCAAGGTACTTTCTCGTATTTCCTTAAATCTCATACCGTCTATATAAAATGGAATGATCTAGGGATTGATAGGAACTATATTGAAATGCTAAATAATGTAAAGGCAGACTTAGTTTATGATATGCATGAGGACTCAATTACTCTTAGATTATCGTATCACATTGCAAAAAAACTTAATAAACCTCTTATTAAGCTTCTTCATGATGAACCTTTTAGGAAGACTTTTGGAAGGGGATATAGGAAGATTTTAGGACTTTATGGTTTAGCCTATGATACTCTGATGTGGTATTTTTACAAGCTAGATAGAAAGGCTTACATAAAGGCTATGAGTGATGGTGTATTGAAAGGAATTGCGTCCGTTTCTCAAGCTTCCATTGAATTATCTAGAATAGATGAGATATGCAATAAGTATAACATTAAATTAAAAGTATTTAGAGTAGGAAATGCGTTTAATAAGGATTTAATATATAAATTTAGGAGGACCAAGGGAAAAGACGATTATGCGGTATTCTTAGCAAGGTTAGTTCCTCAAAAGGGAATAAGAGAGCTTCCTAATATTGCTAATCTATTAAAAAGTAAGGTAGTCGTCTTCGGCAAGACGATAAATGAGAGGGATGAAGAGATGCTAATGTCCTCTAGAAAAATAGAGTATAAAGGATATAGGCCAATTGAAGAAGTATATGATACCGTATCTAAGGCTAAAGTGTTAATATATCCCTCGCACCAAGATGGATTTTCGCTGGTAGTATTAGATACTTTGGCCTTAGGAACTTCTGTGGTAGCTTATGATATACCGGCTATAAGATACGTTTACTCTGGACTGAAACCAGTTAAAATCGTAAAAGAATATGACATAAAAGCCATGGCTAACCTAGCTAATAAAATTCTAGAAATGGATGAAGAGTCTTATGAGAAGGAGCATGAAGACGAAAGGGTAAAACGGTTCTTAGAGGAGCACTCTTCCTGGGCTAACGTTGCTAAGGAAACACATGAGTTTCTCAATACTTTTGTTTTAAGCTAG
- a CDS encoding NADPH-dependent FMN reductase yields MDEIKILGIAGSLRKDSYNKKLLRSTLNLLPKGVTMEIFEGLGEIPLFNQDQENNPPQIVKEFKKKIREADALLIATPEYNRSIPGVLKNAIDWASRPYNDNAFSGKIAAIVSASMGMLGGSLAQYHLRQILSFLNVIVVPAPEVFVSFAQQKFDEQGNLTDETAKKLISQLISNLVYQVKISKNVQVIRV; encoded by the coding sequence ATGGACGAAATCAAAATCCTTGGTATAGCAGGAAGCCTAAGGAAAGACTCATACAATAAAAAGTTGCTAAGATCTACCTTAAATCTTTTGCCTAAAGGCGTTACTATGGAGATTTTTGAAGGTTTAGGAGAGATTCCACTATTTAACCAAGATCAAGAGAATAATCCCCCTCAAATTGTAAAAGAGTTTAAGAAAAAGATTAGGGAAGCTGACGCTCTATTAATAGCTACTCCGGAATACAATAGGTCAATACCAGGGGTGTTAAAGAACGCAATTGATTGGGCATCAAGGCCATATAACGACAATGCTTTTAGTGGAAAGATAGCTGCTATTGTTAGTGCTTCTATGGGAATGCTAGGAGGATCCTTGGCTCAGTATCACTTGAGGCAAATATTATCCTTCCTTAATGTAATAGTAGTTCCTGCACCAGAGGTATTCGTAAGCTTTGCTCAGCAAAAGTTCGACGAGCAGGGAAATTTAACTGATGAGACTGCGAAGAAGTTAATAAGCCAGTTGATATCAAATTTAGTTTATCAAGTGAAAATATCTAAAAATGTTCAAGTAATAAGAGTATAA
- a CDS encoding winged helix-turn-helix domain-containing protein: protein MRRNREEIISDILEAIDSKINRISSIMKYVNLSASLAKKYLALMKENGLIEEKDGEYVITEKGRKVLEQIRSIRKAEIDLITLVNELKKEINLTE, encoded by the coding sequence ATGAGGAGAAACCGTGAAGAAATAATTTCCGACATACTAGAGGCTATTGACAGTAAGATAAATAGAATATCATCGATAATGAAATATGTAAATCTTAGTGCATCTTTGGCTAAAAAATATTTGGCATTAATGAAAGAAAATGGTTTAATTGAAGAAAAAGACGGTGAGTACGTAATCACTGAAAAGGGAAGGAAAGTCCTAGAGCAGATAAGAAGTATAAGAAAAGCTGAAATAGACTTAATTACCTTGGTTAATGAATTAAAGAAGGAAATAAATCTAACTGAATAA
- a CDS encoding lycopene cyclase domain-containing protein, whose amino-acid sequence MVTFFYPHLAYIEIDSMIFFPTLIISLLFVKRRYKALAFSILVSSIPFILWDIFATSIDSWSFNPYWIIGLKIINLPIEEILFFFVTPFACLMIYDFVNIKIRDNKIPFVRRDKVLIVSIIVLVLDFFFRYFSYTFVDLIYFSASLILVEIFDEEMFKSTNYWVFVALTYIPFLVFDYFLTSLPIVIYGPHSILGIRILTIPIEDAIYSLTMMNFYTLFYRVGERMWNLT is encoded by the coding sequence ATGGTTACCTTCTTTTATCCCCATTTAGCATATATCGAAATAGACTCCATGATATTCTTTCCTACTCTAATCATATCTCTTCTTTTCGTGAAAAGAAGGTACAAAGCTTTAGCCTTTTCCATTCTAGTATCCTCTATACCATTCATATTGTGGGATATTTTTGCAACCTCTATAGACAGTTGGAGCTTTAACCCGTATTGGATAATTGGACTCAAAATTATCAATTTACCAATTGAGGAGATACTATTTTTCTTCGTTACACCTTTCGCTTGTCTGATGATATATGACTTTGTAAATATTAAAATAAGAGACAATAAGATACCTTTTGTCAGAAGAGACAAAGTGTTGATTGTATCAATTATTGTTTTAGTATTAGACTTCTTTTTTAGATATTTTTCATATACTTTTGTAGACCTTATATACTTCTCAGCTTCTCTCATTCTAGTAGAGATATTTGATGAAGAAATGTTTAAATCAACTAATTATTGGGTATTTGTTGCTTTAACTTATATTCCTTTCCTAGTTTTCGATTACTTTTTGACTTCCCTTCCTATAGTCATCTATGGACCTCACTCTATATTAGGGATTAGAATCTTGACTATTCCAATAGAGGATGCAATATATTCTTTAACTATGATGAACTTCTACACATTATTTTATAGAGTAGGTGAACGAATGTGGAATCTAACATAG
- a CDS encoding phytoene/squalene synthase family protein, giving the protein MDDYKTLNAIFRRGSVTYYNSTLFFPDEVRRDVTRLYAFVRVFDDLVDSIPQKVDEFYEMRDKFYRVLEGKQIDGVVLTNFSDLMKRKRIEREWVEAFLNSMESDIYKKTYYTIDETLKYMYGSAEVIGLMMMRILGLNQESSYYARMLGRAMQYLNFIRDVKEDVELGRQYLPYDEMRKFGIKSLCECNEGFKKYMRFQIERFNVYQREAEKGYKYIPLRYLIPIKTAADMYKWTANKIWHDPCVVIRVKVKPKKRRIITQGVYNSLVGVLRWLPSFIPI; this is encoded by the coding sequence ATGGATGATTATAAAACATTAAATGCCATCTTTAGGAGGGGCAGTGTAACTTATTATAATAGTACTCTATTCTTTCCAGATGAAGTCAGAAGAGATGTGACGAGGCTTTACGCTTTTGTCAGAGTTTTTGATGATTTAGTTGATTCGATACCACAAAAAGTAGATGAATTTTATGAAATGAGAGACAAGTTCTACCGTGTGTTAGAGGGTAAGCAAATTGATGGCGTTGTTCTAACTAACTTTTCAGACCTAATGAAAAGAAAAAGGATTGAAAGGGAGTGGGTAGAGGCATTTCTGAATTCTATGGAGTCTGATATTTATAAGAAGACATATTACACTATCGATGAGACATTAAAATATATGTATGGCTCAGCTGAGGTAATTGGTCTAATGATGATGAGGATTTTGGGTTTAAATCAGGAGTCAAGTTACTACGCTAGAATGTTAGGAAGAGCAATGCAGTATTTGAACTTCATTCGCGACGTTAAGGAAGACGTTGAGTTAGGTAGACAGTATCTGCCTTACGACGAAATGAGAAAATTTGGTATTAAGAGCTTATGTGAATGCAATGAAGGGTTTAAGAAGTATATGAGGTTTCAGATTGAAAGGTTTAATGTATACCAAAGAGAAGCCGAGAAGGGATATAAGTACATTCCATTGAGGTATCTAATACCGATAAAGACTGCAGCTGATATGTATAAATGGACAGCTAATAAGATATGGCACGATCCATGTGTAGTGATAAGGGTAAAGGTTAAACCAAAGAAGAGGAGGATAATAACTCAAGGTGTCTATAATTCGCTAGTAGGTGTATTGAGATGGTTACCTTCTTTTATCCCCATTTAG
- a CDS encoding sterol desaturase family protein: MLFHTIELILISITVFFGMEFIARGLHKYVMHGYLWILHEDHHKEKQAEIEKNDAFGILFASIAIFLIIEWLSTGSLLFLSVALGMTAYGLAYFFIHDMIIHDRHLHLRSWGLKHRLFRQLILVHDVHHKEGRGNWGFLLVIKGIDKIPNESEIK, from the coding sequence ATGCTATTCCATACCATAGAACTAATCCTGATCAGTATTACAGTATTTTTTGGGATGGAGTTCATAGCTAGAGGTCTACATAAATACGTCATGCATGGTTATCTATGGATATTACATGAAGACCATCATAAGGAAAAACAAGCTGAGATAGAGAAAAATGATGCCTTTGGAATTTTATTCGCATCAATAGCAATATTTCTAATAATAGAGTGGTTAAGTACTGGGAGTCTACTATTCTTGTCTGTAGCGTTAGGGATGACTGCATATGGCTTAGCTTACTTTTTTATTCATGATATGATCATCCACGATAGGCATTTACATCTAAGGTCTTGGGGTTTAAAACACAGATTATTTAGACAGCTTATTTTAGTTCATGACGTTCATCACAAGGAAGGAAGAGGGAATTGGGGTTTTCTACTGGTAATTAAGGGTATAGACAAGATTCCTAACGAGAGTGAAATTAAGTGA
- a CDS encoding NAD(P)/FAD-dependent oxidoreductase, which translates to MNVVIVGSGIGGLSTALYLQRKGFQVTVLEKLSEPGGRARNFSVGEFSFDMGPSWYLMPEVFQKFYREVGEEVPEIEKVDPLFSLYVGKLNELGRGVDIYASEPNVIKGDVEKYIEDTKFMYELAMERFLFKEMRISDMFDSVIIKNFRKFPIFLNLDSFNRRYFKDDVSLKAVGFSSVFLGGSPFSTPAIYAMVNYAILGKGVYYPKGGFKGLVNKLFEACKRAGVDFLFNFEVDRVKVKENKVIYVESEGRKVDGDLFVFNMDYHYADLLLPPEYALGEYYWERRKLAPSAILGYLGVEGEVRSSHHTIIINGDWKMHFDSICKGKEIDVGNMSYYVSYRKATDKNLKGDDLVFLIPIPPGFKEREEYLLNKAIEDFKIKTGSNFVIKFKRTFGLLDFMRNYNAYKGTAFGLSHTLSQTGPFRPPLKNKSIDNLFYVGQYTQPGIGVPMVTISSMLVGEKIITSMRR; encoded by the coding sequence GTGAATGTAGTTATAGTAGGTTCTGGGATAGGAGGATTATCAACAGCACTATATTTACAGAGAAAAGGTTTTCAAGTCACTGTGTTAGAAAAACTAAGTGAACCTGGGGGAAGGGCTAGGAATTTTTCAGTGGGAGAATTCTCTTTTGATATGGGTCCCTCATGGTACTTAATGCCAGAAGTATTTCAAAAGTTTTACCGAGAAGTAGGAGAAGAAGTTCCAGAAATAGAGAAAGTTGATCCTCTATTTTCTCTGTATGTAGGAAAATTAAATGAGTTAGGCAGAGGTGTTGATATATATGCCTCTGAACCTAACGTAATTAAAGGCGATGTTGAAAAGTATATAGAAGATACGAAGTTCATGTATGAACTTGCAATGGAGAGGTTTCTTTTCAAAGAAATGAGAATTAGTGACATGTTTGATAGTGTCATAATTAAAAACTTTAGGAAATTCCCCATATTCTTGAATTTGGATTCATTTAACAGGAGGTACTTTAAGGATGATGTTTCATTGAAGGCTGTAGGTTTTTCTTCAGTGTTTTTAGGAGGTTCTCCTTTTAGCACTCCTGCAATATATGCAATGGTGAACTACGCAATCTTGGGGAAAGGTGTATATTATCCAAAGGGTGGATTTAAGGGTTTGGTAAATAAATTATTCGAGGCATGTAAGAGAGCTGGAGTCGATTTCTTGTTTAACTTTGAAGTAGATAGAGTAAAGGTAAAGGAGAACAAGGTTATATATGTTGAATCAGAGGGTAGGAAGGTAGATGGAGATCTTTTTGTATTTAATATGGATTATCATTACGCTGACCTTCTCCTGCCCCCCGAATACGCATTAGGAGAGTATTATTGGGAAAGGAGAAAATTAGCTCCTTCTGCTATTTTAGGTTATTTAGGCGTAGAAGGAGAGGTTAGGTCAAGCCATCATACCATAATAATTAATGGAGACTGGAAGATGCATTTTGACTCAATATGTAAAGGTAAGGAAATAGATGTGGGGAACATGTCATATTATGTGAGTTATAGGAAAGCTACTGACAAGAATTTAAAGGGTGATGATTTAGTTTTTCTCATTCCAATACCTCCAGGTTTTAAGGAAAGGGAAGAGTATTTGTTAAATAAAGCAATTGAAGATTTTAAGATAAAGACTGGTTCTAATTTTGTCATAAAGTTTAAGAGAACTTTTGGACTTCTTGATTTTATGAGAAATTATAATGCATATAAGGGAACAGCATTTGGTCTTTCTCACACTTTAAGTCAAACTGGTCCTTTCAGACCTCCTTTGAAGAATAAGAGTATAGACAATTTATTTTATGTGGGACAATATACTCAGCCCGGCATAGGTGTTCCCATGGTTACTATATCTTCAATGTTAGTAGGAGAGAAAATCATTACCTCGATGCGGAGATAA
- a CDS encoding NRAMP family divalent metal transporter, producing the protein MTIKDAIKLFGPAWIVMMADVDAASVLTGVADGQEYGYRLVWLLLLLTLPLFLIQDAAGRIGAVNNGKGLGSLIRGKFSTSLALLSSMPMFGVDVFTYVVEYSGIAVGSLILGIPIYISLPSFFLIHLAIILTKKYTKAEKILLGISFILMISFIIQAGLRGIVPNQQIFYFSSSPSFIFLVAANIGAVIMPFMLFYQASATAYKYIDANSSSEVKVRWSSYETIIGAIVSEALMVAIELATTGISKSVDPLNYEQVSQALSIISGNLSPYIFGIGLISAGFLALIVESFGSAWGTLESLNKYDPYDEKSYKNLVWLYLTESVPALIVVMIFSNNFDKIVNFVLTLMSISPIVALIPAFFIGILVGDRKIMGDYAYGKTRLIIYWITMALIGISGFMSLIY; encoded by the coding sequence GTGACCATTAAGGATGCGATAAAACTCTTTGGACCCGCATGGATAGTTATGATGGCTGATGTTGATGCTGCAAGCGTTTTAACGGGCGTAGCTGATGGACAAGAATACGGCTACAGATTAGTATGGCTATTATTGCTCTTAACTTTACCACTATTTCTTATTCAAGACGCTGCCGGTAGGATAGGTGCAGTGAACAATGGAAAGGGTCTTGGAAGCTTGATTAGAGGAAAATTCTCTACTAGTTTGGCCCTTCTATCTTCAATGCCTATGTTTGGAGTAGACGTCTTTACGTATGTAGTGGAGTACAGTGGAATAGCTGTTGGTTCCTTAATCCTAGGCATACCTATTTACATAAGCTTACCTTCATTTTTCCTAATTCATCTTGCTATAATACTTACGAAAAAATATACAAAGGCAGAAAAAATATTATTGGGAATATCATTCATATTGATGATTTCATTTATAATTCAAGCGGGATTAAGGGGAATAGTCCCTAATCAGCAAATATTCTATTTCTCCTCCTCACCATCGTTTATTTTTCTGGTAGCAGCAAATATAGGAGCAGTAATAATGCCATTCATGTTGTTTTATCAAGCTTCCGCTACTGCTTACAAGTACATAGATGCCAATTCATCATCTGAAGTGAAGGTTAGATGGTCGTCTTATGAAACTATAATAGGAGCTATCGTTTCAGAGGCATTGATGGTAGCAATAGAACTAGCGACGACTGGTATTTCAAAGTCTGTAGATCCATTAAACTATGAACAAGTATCTCAAGCTCTTTCAATAATCTCTGGTAACCTATCTCCCTATATTTTTGGTATAGGATTAATTAGTGCTGGCTTCTTAGCACTAATCGTAGAGTCTTTTGGAAGTGCATGGGGCACTTTAGAGTCCTTGAATAAATACGATCCATATGATGAAAAGAGTTATAAGAACTTAGTTTGGCTTTACCTTACGGAAAGTGTACCGGCTTTAATAGTAGTAATGATATTTAGCAATAATTTTGACAAGATAGTAAATTTTGTCTTAACTCTAATGTCTATTTCACCTATAGTAGCCCTAATTCCTGCCTTCTTCATAGGAATTCTCGTAGGAGATAGGAAAATAATGGGGGACTATGCATATGGTAAAACTAGATTGATAATTTACTGGATTACCATGGCGTTAATAGGAATTAGTGGATTCATGTCTCTAATTTATTAA
- a CDS encoding 3-hydroxyacyl-CoA dehydrogenase — translation MIKRLGVVGAGTMGHGIAEVSALAGFEVYVIDVSWDFLNRAKQRINESLIKFYEKGILKEKPENVMSRINFSVSYDVLKDADFVIEAVPELIDLKRKVFENLDKVTPQNTILTSNTSSIPISTIAEVTKRREKVIGMHFFNPPPIMKLVEIVPSKYTSEEVINVTIELANKMGKIPVRLRVEVPGFVSNRIFLRLLQEACREVESGEATIQEVDSSARNGLKLPMGIFELADYVGLDVVVDLWKVIVESGTAEDVKCSLYQRRVDNKELGVKSGKGFYVYPEPGKYKKVELPQHSKVDPARLISLAVNEASWLIENNIVNAKDIDTVMVYGFNFPRGILEIADELGVNKIYQHLVDIYSKGYKAYKPNKILEEMVKEGKKGFY, via the coding sequence ATGATAAAGAGGTTAGGCGTAGTTGGAGCTGGAACCATGGGTCATGGAATAGCCGAGGTATCAGCGTTAGCTGGTTTTGAAGTTTATGTTATCGACGTTTCTTGGGACTTCTTAAATAGGGCTAAACAAAGAATAAATGAATCATTGATAAAATTTTATGAAAAAGGGATATTAAAGGAAAAACCTGAGAACGTGATGAGTAGAATAAATTTTTCCGTTTCCTATGATGTATTGAAAGACGCAGATTTCGTAATAGAGGCGGTTCCAGAGTTAATTGATTTAAAGAGAAAAGTTTTTGAAAACTTAGACAAGGTCACTCCACAAAATACTATTTTAACTTCTAACACTTCGTCAATTCCCATATCAACAATTGCTGAAGTTACAAAGAGGCGAGAAAAGGTGATAGGGATGCATTTCTTTAACCCTCCACCCATAATGAAATTAGTTGAAATAGTGCCGAGTAAATATACGTCTGAGGAAGTTATTAATGTGACGATTGAGCTAGCTAATAAGATGGGTAAAATACCGGTTAGGCTAAGAGTTGAAGTTCCAGGTTTCGTGAGTAATAGGATCTTTTTAAGGCTATTACAAGAGGCGTGTAGGGAAGTGGAGAGCGGAGAGGCAACAATTCAAGAGGTAGACAGTTCAGCGAGGAATGGTTTAAAATTACCAATGGGCATATTTGAGTTAGCTGACTACGTAGGTTTAGATGTGGTAGTAGATTTATGGAAGGTTATAGTAGAGAGCGGGACAGCCGAAGATGTGAAGTGTTCTCTGTATCAAAGAAGAGTGGACAATAAGGAGTTAGGTGTAAAAAGTGGTAAAGGTTTCTACGTTTATCCAGAGCCTGGAAAATATAAGAAAGTTGAACTACCTCAACATAGTAAAGTAGACCCTGCTAGGCTAATTTCATTGGCGGTTAATGAGGCTAGTTGGCTTATTGAAAATAATATAGTTAATGCTAAAGATATTGATACAGTAATGGTTTATGGATTTAATTTCCCTAGAGGGATATTAGAGATTGCTGATGAATTAGGAGTTAATAAAATTTACCAACATTTAGTTGACATTTATTCCAAAGGATATAAGGCTTACAAACCCAATAAAATTCTAGAAGAGATGGTAAAAGAAGGTAAAAAAGGATTTTATTAA
- a CDS encoding mandelate racemase/muconate lactonizing enzyme family protein produces MELKITDFKVFTTQANFEWTFVKVYSKDLYGIGEAGPAPGLKGMESEFKQLLLGEDAFKINRIEQKLRYATLYSGSTTYHMISAINIALFDLIGKYLNLPIYRLLGGDRTEIPVYVDAHGGKGLEAMNALHLPAKLPWIKEAEVERGRLLTDNNPIHGRLSIERWNEDYTPEAYSKRALKMKNEGFTAMKFDLDVPTPYVDIRRIMSGDLSLKDIDYMASIVRAVREAVGDEVEIMVDLHWRYNLNTAIRICKALDPYRLRWIEDPIPAIMSVSNFDELKLLTSQCSTPIETGENLYTVVQFKDLLNTGVRVWAPDIVKAGGITEGRRIAELASMYDIEFSPHNISSPIGTLAHAHLASIANTFGFVEFHGHDVPFWNEIVKPKRRIIENGIIKLTDDPGLGVDLDDQIMKKYWEDYDL; encoded by the coding sequence ATGGAGCTTAAGATAACTGATTTTAAGGTTTTTACGACTCAAGCTAATTTTGAGTGGACTTTTGTTAAAGTGTATTCTAAAGACCTTTATGGTATCGGTGAGGCTGGTCCAGCACCCGGATTAAAGGGAATGGAGAGTGAGTTCAAACAATTATTACTTGGAGAAGACGCCTTTAAGATTAATAGGATTGAACAGAAACTAAGATATGCTACATTATACTCAGGGAGCACAACTTATCACATGATCTCAGCAATTAATATAGCGTTATTTGACTTAATAGGCAAATACTTGAACTTACCTATCTATAGATTGTTAGGAGGAGATAGGACAGAAATACCCGTTTACGTTGATGCCCATGGTGGAAAAGGTCTAGAAGCCATGAATGCACTACATTTACCCGCCAAACTACCTTGGATAAAAGAAGCTGAGGTAGAGAGAGGTAGATTATTAACTGATAACAACCCTATTCATGGTAGATTATCTATAGAGAGATGGAATGAGGATTATACGCCAGAAGCATATTCTAAGAGGGCTTTAAAGATGAAAAATGAGGGATTTACAGCGATGAAGTTCGACTTAGACGTTCCTACCCCTTATGTGGATATAAGGAGGATTATGTCTGGAGACTTATCTCTTAAGGATATAGATTACATGGCTAGTATAGTTAGAGCTGTGAGAGAAGCAGTAGGAGATGAGGTAGAAATAATGGTTGACCTTCATTGGAGATATAATTTAAATACTGCAATAAGGATTTGCAAGGCATTAGATCCTTATAGACTGAGGTGGATTGAGGACCCGATACCAGCAATAATGTCCGTTAGTAATTTTGATGAGTTAAAACTTCTTACTTCCCAATGCTCTACTCCGATAGAGACTGGAGAAAATCTGTACACTGTAGTTCAGTTTAAGGATTTGCTAAATACTGGTGTAAGAGTCTGGGCGCCAGACATAGTTAAAGCTGGAGGAATTACTGAGGGGAGAAGAATAGCAGAGCTTGCATCAATGTATGATATAGAGTTCTCTCCCCATAATATTTCCTCGCCTATTGGTACTTTAGCTCACGCTCATTTAGCCAGCATAGCTAATACTTTTGGATTTGTAGAATTTCACGGACATGACGTACCATTTTGGAATGAAATCGTAAAGCCTAAGAGAAGAATCATCGAAAATGGAATTATAAAGCTTACTGATGACCCTGGATTAGGAGTGGACTTAGATGATCAAATTATGAAAAAGTACTGGGAAGACTATGATTTATAG